From one Peredibacter starrii genomic stretch:
- a CDS encoding acyl-CoA dehydrogenase family protein encodes MNEFQRELTSSLEKFCQDNIEPHMEHDDHEGKFRMEIFRGLGEYGVTGVTLPEEFGGAGLSYQDYAYVLETIAKYSVPYAVTVSVSSMVQSILLNFGNAEQKKKYLPALTSGEEIGAFALSESHSGSDAANMKTTAKKVDGGYMLNGTKMWITSGGIAKTYIVMARTGGEGAKGVSAFIVRDGDKGFSFGKAEKKMGWKTSPTRELVFENCFVPQENLLLEEGKGFNVAMGGLDRGRVAIGAIGVGCAQRALDESIKYSLTRQQFKQAIFDFQGLQFMLSDMATETEASRLMVHSAALSLDSGTPNSKLCSMAKLKATDTAMKVTTDAVQVLGGVGYTSEYPVERFMRDAKVLQIVEGTNQIQRVVIARHLKKEYEQHA; translated from the coding sequence ATGAACGAATTTCAACGTGAGTTAACTTCTAGTCTAGAAAAGTTTTGTCAGGACAACATCGAACCTCATATGGAGCATGATGATCACGAAGGAAAGTTCCGTATGGAAATTTTCCGTGGTCTTGGTGAATACGGTGTTACAGGTGTAACGCTTCCGGAAGAATTCGGTGGTGCTGGTCTTTCATATCAGGACTATGCTTACGTTCTTGAAACGATCGCAAAATACTCTGTGCCTTATGCTGTGACTGTTTCAGTTTCAAGTATGGTGCAATCCATCCTTCTTAACTTCGGTAATGCTGAACAAAAGAAAAAATATCTTCCTGCCCTAACAAGTGGTGAAGAAATCGGCGCGTTTGCTCTTTCTGAGTCTCACTCAGGTTCAGATGCAGCCAACATGAAAACGACTGCCAAGAAAGTTGACGGTGGTTACATGCTGAACGGTACAAAGATGTGGATCACATCAGGTGGTATCGCTAAAACTTATATCGTGATGGCAAGAACCGGTGGCGAAGGTGCTAAAGGTGTTTCTGCTTTCATCGTTCGCGATGGCGATAAGGGTTTCTCTTTCGGTAAGGCAGAAAAGAAAATGGGTTGGAAAACTTCTCCCACTCGTGAGTTAGTTTTTGAAAACTGTTTTGTTCCTCAAGAGAACCTTCTTCTTGAAGAAGGCAAAGGCTTTAATGTTGCGATGGGTGGACTTGACCGAGGGCGTGTAGCAATTGGCGCCATTGGTGTTGGCTGTGCTCAGCGTGCGCTCGATGAATCAATTAAGTACTCTCTTACGCGTCAACAGTTCAAGCAGGCCATTTTCGATTTTCAGGGACTACAGTTCATGTTATCTGATATGGCAACGGAAACTGAGGCCTCTCGCCTCATGGTTCATTCTGCGGCCCTTTCACTTGATTCCGGTACACCGAACTCTAAACTTTGCTCAATGGCCAAATTGAAAGCTACAGATACGGCCATGAAAGTTACGACTGATGCAGTTCAAGTTCTTGGTGGTGTCGGTTATACATCTGAATATCCGGTTGAAAGATTCATGAGAGATGCGAAAGTTCTTCAGATCGTTGAGGGCACCAATCAAATTCAACGTGTGGTCATCGCCCGCCACCTCAAAAAAGAGTACGAACAACATGCTTAA
- a CDS encoding GGDEF domain-containing protein — protein MSDDKNATVVITDIRKALSSLEEEAKQKPACLLVVGGELNGSIFNLNLGETTVGRNPDCTISLDFHGVSRRHFTIEVTDSEVTLNDLGSANGTYLNNQKLTTPTVLKRGDVIKIGAIAMKFLPKGDPERLTYDKLLEEAHTDGLTKCYNKTFFNNQLELEVKKCKVTGKPLSLIIFDLDHFKKLNDNYGHDAGDYVLKEKARLIRENGIRQGDIFARYGGEEFCILLPNTNLKQGFEIAERLRKLVEKHEFIYDGKRLPVTASIGVADYRQGVENGTDLFKRADSSVYKSKEGGRNQVNFYKA, from the coding sequence ATGAGCGATGATAAAAACGCCACCGTCGTCATTACCGATATTAGAAAAGCACTCTCTTCATTAGAAGAAGAGGCAAAGCAGAAACCTGCTTGCTTACTAGTAGTTGGTGGCGAACTCAATGGTTCAATTTTTAATTTAAACCTTGGCGAAACTACTGTTGGTCGTAATCCAGATTGTACCATCTCTCTTGATTTCCATGGCGTTTCTCGTCGTCATTTTACGATTGAAGTAACAGATAGTGAGGTCACATTAAATGACCTCGGCTCTGCAAACGGTACTTACCTTAATAACCAGAAGCTAACGACTCCGACAGTGCTTAAGCGCGGTGACGTGATTAAGATCGGTGCCATCGCCATGAAGTTCCTTCCTAAAGGGGATCCTGAGCGTCTGACGTACGATAAGCTTCTTGAAGAGGCCCATACTGACGGTCTTACGAAGTGCTACAACAAAACATTTTTCAATAACCAACTCGAACTTGAAGTTAAGAAATGTAAAGTGACTGGGAAACCACTCTCTTTAATCATCTTCGATCTCGATCACTTCAAGAAGTTGAACGATAATTACGGCCACGATGCGGGTGACTACGTGCTCAAAGAAAAAGCACGTCTGATTCGTGAAAATGGTATTCGCCAGGGCGATATTTTTGCTCGCTATGGTGGTGAAGAATTTTGTATTCTTCTACCTAATACCAACCTAAAACAAGGTTTCGAAATCGCTGAACGACTTCGTAAACTGGTTGAGAAACACGAATTCATCTACGACGGTAAACGTCTTCCGGTAACTGCTTCAATTGGTGTTGCAGATTATCGTCAGGGTGTTGAAAACGGGACTGATCTCTTTAAGCGTGCAGACTCATCTGTTTATAAATCGAAAGAAGGCGGAAGGAACCAAGTTAACTTCTATAAGGCATAG
- the mutL gene encoding DNA mismatch repair endonuclease MutL, translating to MVSVPPKIDLLPEHLIDQIKAGEVIERPGNLIKEILENAVDAGSTKIELSIKNNGLDLISLKDNGHGMRKDDLPLAFSRHATSKISRFEDLYKLRSFGFRGEALASIAAISKLHCISQTRESKTASEIKIEGGLTLYHGERQTGSGTHGTELQIQDLFFNTPARLKFIQSQQAEKTFIRKIVFAFILSRPEIEFQIKFDDADKDIYPGRETLRERIEDIFPKAKETILHSERFYENNELTLFLIPGSFKAPVKLQNIFINGRYILDKQLHRVLSNALDATFGGDDFHYVAHFHLPPDTIDVNVHPNKTVIKCLEISKMISLLTSTVKELGSKRPVRESQIPVEAMPMPQSQTFFDSFQEAAPTLQQERHQYNMEGLFSPHRLPVATEADLIWINQFFLKRVENVWMGVSAPKLVELFTKKKLETQALTIPLLVSEPFPSKNVSKEVLHSLQEGGMEIEYLGAETLVLRGIPEWMNGFPLKGVVTLLLHQKNFTELEIVPEEWSQTTWEEMLLFFPIDELISKKIVVDLAALLKDKLK from the coding sequence ATGGTTTCTGTTCCCCCGAAGATCGATCTACTACCAGAACATCTCATCGATCAGATTAAGGCCGGGGAAGTCATTGAACGTCCAGGTAACCTCATCAAAGAGATCCTGGAAAACGCAGTGGACGCCGGCTCAACTAAGATTGAGCTATCAATCAAGAATAACGGTCTCGATTTAATCTCATTAAAAGACAATGGCCATGGAATGCGAAAGGACGATCTTCCTCTCGCCTTCTCTCGCCACGCCACTTCTAAGATCTCTCGCTTTGAGGATTTATATAAGCTTCGCTCATTCGGTTTCCGTGGTGAGGCCCTGGCCTCGATTGCGGCGATTTCAAAGCTCCACTGTATTTCTCAGACCAGAGAAAGTAAGACCGCCTCTGAGATCAAAATTGAAGGTGGCCTGACTCTCTATCACGGGGAAAGACAAACTGGCTCAGGGACTCATGGAACTGAACTTCAGATTCAGGATCTGTTCTTTAATACTCCTGCTCGTTTGAAATTCATTCAGTCTCAACAGGCCGAGAAGACCTTCATTCGCAAAATCGTATTTGCTTTTATTCTTTCTCGTCCGGAGATCGAGTTTCAAATCAAATTCGATGACGCAGATAAGGACATTTATCCAGGACGTGAAACTCTACGTGAAAGAATCGAGGACATTTTTCCAAAGGCCAAAGAGACCATTCTTCACTCTGAGCGCTTTTATGAAAATAATGAGCTTACTCTATTCTTAATTCCTGGATCATTTAAGGCGCCGGTGAAATTGCAGAACATTTTCATCAATGGCCGTTATATTTTGGATAAACAACTTCACCGTGTCTTGAGTAACGCTCTTGATGCAACTTTTGGTGGAGACGACTTCCACTATGTGGCCCATTTCCATTTGCCGCCAGATACAATCGATGTAAACGTTCATCCTAATAAAACTGTTATTAAGTGCCTTGAAATCTCTAAGATGATTTCTCTCTTAACTTCAACGGTTAAAGAACTGGGTTCAAAACGTCCGGTGAGAGAATCACAGATTCCGGTTGAGGCAATGCCCATGCCGCAGTCCCAGACTTTTTTCGATTCATTTCAAGAAGCGGCCCCTACTCTTCAACAAGAAAGACATCAGTATAACATGGAGGGTTTGTTCTCTCCTCACCGCCTACCAGTGGCAACTGAAGCTGATCTCATCTGGATCAATCAGTTCTTCTTGAAGCGCGTGGAAAATGTCTGGATGGGAGTATCGGCACCTAAACTCGTTGAACTTTTCACTAAGAAGAAGCTTGAAACTCAGGCATTAACTATTCCTCTTCTTGTGAGTGAACCTTTCCCTTCGAAAAACGTCAGTAAAGAAGTGCTTCATTCCCTTCAAGAAGGCGGAATGGAAATCGAATACCTGGGGGCCGAAACTCTTGTCTTAAGAGGCATCCCGGAATGGATGAATGGCTTTCCACTTAAGGGTGTGGTCACTCTCCTTCTTCATCAAAAGAACTTCACGGAACTTGAAATTGTCCCGGAAGAATGGTCACAAACCACTTGGGAAGAGATGCTTCTCTTTTTCCCGATTGATGAACTCATCAGTAAAAAAATCGTGGTCGATCTCGCTGCCCTTCTGAAGGACAAACTCAAATGA
- the miaA gene encoding tRNA (adenosine(37)-N6)-dimethylallyltransferase MiaA — protein MKVIVISGPTASGKTDLAVELATKFGGEVVNFDSLLLYKEIEIGTAKPTMEEQKTIPHHMLNVRSISNPMNAADYAREALPIIERLLSENKLVYLVGGSGFYLQALLKGMYDSPKTPKEIMKRSDELYEKEGIAPFLSILKDQDRKSFERYHENDHYRVRRAVEHLWTTGSPMSEAREEKDDSNEKMERPTIHNWDLLHIYLDLPKEEHLKIIEKRTDRMLATGLIEEVKGLLDQGFTGLEKPLQSIGYKETLDFILGVYKNLSECRERIVISTRQLAKSQRTWFKRDSFKKTFHPLEERSEIFLQVEKFIREN, from the coding sequence ATGAAGGTCATCGTTATCTCTGGCCCTACTGCCTCAGGAAAAACTGATCTTGCAGTAGAGCTCGCGACTAAGTTTGGTGGCGAAGTGGTGAACTTTGATTCTCTACTTCTCTATAAAGAGATTGAGATAGGTACTGCCAAGCCGACCATGGAAGAACAAAAAACAATTCCTCACCATATGCTTAATGTTCGTAGCATTTCAAATCCGATGAATGCAGCCGACTACGCTCGTGAGGCACTGCCAATCATTGAAAGACTTTTAAGTGAGAATAAACTCGTTTATCTCGTTGGTGGTAGTGGCTTCTATCTTCAGGCCCTACTTAAGGGCATGTACGACTCTCCTAAGACTCCCAAAGAGATCATGAAACGCTCGGATGAACTTTATGAGAAAGAAGGTATTGCTCCTTTTCTTTCTATCTTAAAGGACCAGGATCGTAAGAGTTTTGAGCGCTATCATGAAAATGATCATTATCGCGTGCGCCGTGCGGTTGAGCACCTATGGACCACCGGCTCTCCCATGTCAGAGGCGCGTGAAGAAAAAGATGATTCAAATGAGAAGATGGAGCGACCAACGATTCATAACTGGGACCTTCTTCACATCTATCTCGATCTTCCAAAAGAAGAGCATTTAAAGATCATTGAGAAACGAACGGATCGTATGCTCGCAACAGGTCTCATCGAAGAAGTGAAAGGTCTCCTCGATCAAGGTTTTACCGGTCTGGAAAAACCACTGCAAAGTATTGGCTACAAGGAAACACTGGATTTCATTCTAGGTGTTTATAAAAATCTTTCAGAATGTCGTGAGCGGATTGTGATCTCAACCAGGCAGCTGGCGAAGTCTCAGAGAACGTGGTTTAAGCGGGATTCTTTCAAAAAGACATTTCACCCACTTGAAGAAAGATCAGAGATCTTCCTTCAAGTAGAGAAATTTATCAGAGAAAATTAA
- a CDS encoding cytochrome-c peroxidase: MHLRKSFMALMAVASLNAWAEFKALPPVPPIPVDNPQTPAKIELGKQLYFDPRISADGSISCNSCHNVMSHGGDGRPVGAGIHGKRGGRGSPTVWNSAYHTVQFWDGREASLEGQAKGPMTNPVEMGMANHDIVIGRIKQIPGYVEAFKKVFPKDKEINIDNVAKAIASYERTLITPNSPFDKYMRGNKKAMTAQQIRGMKLVDEIGCTSCHTGVNFAGDGLKMGEGNYQPFPQIPGSKYDKQYDLTSDLGRYEVTKKAEDKNHWRVPTWRNIALTAPYFHNGKVQTLDEAVRVMAKTQLDMDLTETQVADIVAFMNALTGEFPKQTMPMLPHTVGTTLTPDP, encoded by the coding sequence ATGCACCTAAGAAAAAGCTTTATGGCCCTAATGGCCGTGGCCTCTCTAAACGCGTGGGCAGAATTCAAAGCACTTCCTCCAGTACCTCCGATTCCTGTGGATAACCCTCAGACTCCGGCGAAGATTGAGCTAGGAAAACAACTTTATTTCGATCCTCGTATTTCAGCTGACGGCTCAATCTCTTGTAACTCATGTCACAACGTTATGTCTCACGGTGGTGATGGACGTCCAGTTGGTGCTGGTATCCATGGTAAACGTGGTGGACGTGGCTCTCCGACAGTTTGGAACTCGGCCTATCACACAGTTCAATTCTGGGACGGTCGTGAAGCTTCTCTAGAAGGTCAGGCGAAAGGTCCAATGACGAATCCAGTTGAGATGGGTATGGCAAATCACGATATCGTGATCGGTCGTATTAAGCAGATCCCTGGTTACGTTGAAGCTTTCAAAAAAGTCTTCCCGAAGGATAAAGAGATCAATATCGATAACGTTGCCAAGGCAATTGCTTCTTACGAAAGAACTCTTATCACTCCAAATTCTCCTTTCGATAAATATATGAGAGGAAATAAGAAGGCGATGACTGCTCAGCAAATCCGCGGGATGAAACTTGTGGACGAGATCGGTTGTACTTCTTGTCACACTGGTGTGAACTTTGCGGGTGACGGTCTGAAAATGGGTGAAGGTAACTATCAGCCGTTCCCTCAGATCCCTGGTTCGAAATACGACAAACAATATGATCTAACGTCTGATCTTGGTCGCTATGAAGTGACTAAGAAGGCCGAAGATAAGAACCACTGGCGTGTACCAACTTGGAGAAACATTGCTCTTACAGCACCATATTTCCACAACGGTAAAGTTCAGACTCTTGATGAAGCGGTTCGTGTAATGGCAAAAACTCAGCTTGATATGGATCTTACTGAAACTCAAGTTGCAGACATCGTAGCATTCATGAATGCACTAACTGGTGAGTTCCCGAAGCAAACTATGCCAATGCTTCCTCACACTGTTGGAACAACTCTTACTCCAGATCCTTAA
- a CDS encoding pyruvate, water dikinase regulatory protein gives MMQINDKLKVIVISDGTGETASAITRAAMTQFQDKEIFFTRYKNIRTREQIDAIFQEAAIHHDIVVYTIVSVELRAYIAELSKRDHVRSVDVMGPLLTTFSNFFEAEPNYQPGLLHAVNDLYFKRVAAIEFTLNHDDGRNISSLEEAEVVLVGISRTSKTPLSMYLSLEGIKTVNVPIVMGVPLPEKLFQVDQRKIFGLTIDPDALFQIRKNRLSRLGLSNDEGDYADISKVSEEIEWANRIFSENKRWPVFNVTGKALEETAAEIIKLLNMRKVNRFKQSKRFEDPKPEE, from the coding sequence ATGATGCAGATCAATGATAAATTAAAAGTTATTGTTATTTCCGATGGTACTGGAGAGACAGCTTCGGCCATTACCAGAGCGGCGATGACTCAATTTCAGGATAAAGAAATCTTCTTCACCCGTTATAAGAATATCCGTACCCGCGAACAGATCGATGCCATCTTTCAGGAAGCGGCCATTCACCACGATATTGTGGTTTATACGATTGTTTCCGTTGAACTACGGGCATATATTGCCGAACTCTCAAAACGTGATCACGTCCGATCAGTGGACGTTATGGGCCCGCTCTTAACGACCTTCTCTAACTTCTTTGAGGCCGAGCCTAATTACCAGCCTGGTCTTCTCCACGCCGTAAATGATTTGTATTTTAAGCGTGTGGCCGCGATTGAATTTACCTTGAACCATGATGATGGAAGAAATATTAGTTCATTGGAAGAAGCTGAAGTGGTTCTTGTGGGAATTTCCCGTACTTCCAAAACTCCTCTTTCAATGTACCTTTCGCTGGAAGGTATTAAGACCGTAAATGTACCAATCGTCATGGGAGTGCCTCTTCCGGAGAAACTATTTCAGGTTGATCAACGAAAGATCTTTGGTCTTACCATTGATCCAGATGCCCTCTTCCAGATTCGTAAGAATCGCCTAAGCCGCCTGGGTCTTTCCAATGATGAAGGTGACTACGCTGACATCTCGAAAGTTTCAGAAGAAATCGAATGGGCCAACCGCATTTTCTCAGAAAACAAGCGCTGGCCGGTGTTTAATGTGACGGGAAAAGCCCTGGAAGAAACGGCCGCCGAAATCATCAAGCTTCTTAACATGCGTAAGGTAAATCGCTTTAAGCAATCGAAGCGTTTTGAAGATCCGAAGCCAGAAGAATAA
- a CDS encoding serine/threonine protein kinase: protein MSDKKFQRFGKYLILDHLVDGGMAKICRARYLGEQANKMVAVKMVQPQFSNDEAFVRMFQDELNITFGMLHPNIMQVYDYGKTNGQLYTAMEYIHGANLKQYLDRLKERKVVFPVEISCYIISQVCLGLHYAHTFTDKLTGKPYNIVHRDISPHNIMLTYDGAVKVIDFGIAKANTNSEATQAGTIKGKLSYLAPEYLDGLELDARYDEFAVGITLWELLCSRKLFQANNDLAVLKQIQACKIIPPSEINPSVPKELDAIVMKALSKDRSHRYENLDQMNRALVRFLYSTYPDFNASDLKTFADDLFKVEIGKDREKFVEYGKIDIQSYITDMKDEESRTGKISKKDGVIKPGAKEEGPREKIRELDLAIEPVEGKIELQTIKEKTQTKKLNKTLMQQAPTKASSTKVSKATPGGTAVSIKVSKDKTSSRVMSKKELQEESEKSSSTPAMVMVLTATLAAFAYFQADTVEGIIGFNLKHAIHGKDSGRQISSVPSSKRNNKTEQPDQSAEQGTGNIVLGGVDISMEVQVNGAKTDYMGKPLKVDLNQEITVTVKKAGYLPFVTKLTLTKDNNSQVINVPELERARVGLLTTSMNYTAGSKLIYEEQGVEVERDLPFKDVQIPEGTYQARVVNPILGTEKKVEFIIEENRKHFLE, encoded by the coding sequence ATGAGCGACAAAAAGTTTCAACGTTTCGGAAAGTATCTGATCTTGGATCACCTGGTTGATGGTGGTATGGCCAAGATTTGTCGTGCCCGCTACCTAGGTGAGCAGGCGAACAAGATGGTTGCCGTGAAGATGGTTCAACCTCAGTTCTCTAATGATGAAGCATTCGTTCGCATGTTCCAGGACGAGCTTAACATCACATTCGGTATGCTTCACCCGAACATCATGCAAGTTTATGACTATGGTAAAACCAATGGTCAGCTTTATACCGCTATGGAGTACATCCATGGTGCGAACTTAAAGCAGTATCTTGATCGCCTTAAAGAGCGCAAGGTAGTGTTCCCGGTTGAGATCTCTTGTTACATCATTTCTCAGGTGTGCTTGGGTCTTCACTATGCTCACACATTCACAGATAAACTAACTGGTAAGCCATACAATATCGTTCACCGTGATATTTCTCCTCACAACATCATGCTTACGTATGATGGTGCGGTGAAGGTGATCGACTTTGGTATCGCCAAAGCAAATACAAACTCAGAGGCCACTCAGGCGGGAACGATCAAAGGTAAGCTTTCTTATCTCGCTCCTGAATATCTTGATGGACTAGAGCTTGATGCTCGTTATGACGAGTTCGCGGTTGGTATTACTCTTTGGGAATTACTTTGTTCTCGTAAGTTGTTTCAGGCGAACAACGACCTCGCAGTACTGAAGCAGATTCAGGCCTGTAAGATCATTCCTCCGTCTGAAATCAATCCATCAGTTCCAAAAGAACTGGATGCGATTGTGATGAAGGCCCTTTCAAAAGATCGTTCTCATCGTTATGAGAACCTGGATCAGATGAACCGCGCTCTGGTGCGTTTCCTGTATTCAACTTATCCGGACTTCAACGCCTCTGACTTAAAGACGTTTGCTGATGATCTATTCAAAGTAGAAATCGGTAAGGACCGTGAGAAGTTTGTTGAATACGGTAAGATCGATATTCAGTCGTACATCACCGACATGAAAGACGAAGAGAGCCGCACTGGAAAAATCTCCAAGAAAGATGGAGTGATCAAGCCCGGCGCTAAAGAAGAAGGTCCACGTGAGAAGATCCGTGAACTAGATCTTGCGATTGAACCAGTTGAAGGCAAGATTGAGCTTCAGACGATTAAAGAGAAAACTCAGACTAAGAAACTGAATAAGACCCTCATGCAACAGGCCCCAACCAAGGCCTCTAGCACGAAAGTCTCAAAGGCCACACCTGGTGGAACGGCCGTTTCTATCAAGGTCTCAAAAGACAAGACTAGTAGCCGAGTCATGTCGAAGAAAGAACTTCAGGAAGAGAGTGAAAAGTCCTCTTCAACTCCAGCAATGGTGATGGTTCTGACTGCGACTCTGGCCGCTTTTGCATACTTTCAGGCCGACACGGTTGAAGGCATTATTGGCTTCAACTTAAAGCATGCAATTCATGGCAAGGATTCTGGAAGACAAATCTCTTCCGTTCCTTCATCGAAAAGAAACAATAAGACTGAACAACCGGATCAATCTGCTGAACAAGGCACTGGTAACATTGTTCTTGGGGGCGTTGATATTTCGATGGAAGTTCAGGTAAATGGTGCCAAGACAGATTATATGGGTAAGCCACTTAAAGTGGATCTTAACCAGGAAATCACGGTCACTGTTAAGAAGGCGGGATACCTGCCTTTCGTAACGAAACTGACTTTAACAAAAGACAACAATTCCCAAGTGATCAACGTTCCTGAATTGGAACGTGCTCGAGTTGGGCTTCTTACAACTTCTATGAACTATACTGCTGGCTCTAAATTGATTTATGAAGAGCAGGGTGTGGAAGTAGAACGTGACCTACCTTTCAAAGATGTGCAGATTCCTGAAGGTACTTATCAGGCGAGAGTGGTCAATCCAATCTTAGGCACAGAGAAGAAAGTCGAATTTATTATCGAAGAGAATCGTAAGCACTTCTTAGAGTAA
- a CDS encoding alpha/beta fold hydrolase has product MAKGIAPFKTEDHSFPASDGESSIFVRHFTRGTPKIHFFLVHGALEHSGRHMDLVNFWLKNYQEVAVTVFDNIGHGRSGGTRAYVESFKHYVEDFLKAAEFVHSKNSDKTQTFICAHSLGGLITLTRILDTSYGYPYPLKGLIFSSPCIRPQVMFESISEPLVRKLDKLTPKLHLPMLYSGSDLTRDSDRANDFDTDSLIPKFISVRMVKEILDACHRIRGLSYYLRIPSLFLIAGTDKIVDPEVTTLFAHGIDKQLTQIVQYPHHHHELWNEIDRQSIFETMKTWVEKQLKETR; this is encoded by the coding sequence ATGGCCAAGGGTATTGCTCCTTTCAAAACTGAAGATCATTCGTTTCCCGCCAGTGATGGCGAGTCTTCTATTTTTGTCCGCCATTTCACTCGTGGAACTCCGAAGATTCATTTCTTTTTAGTTCATGGGGCCCTGGAACATTCGGGCCGTCATATGGACCTGGTGAACTTCTGGTTAAAAAATTATCAGGAAGTGGCCGTTACTGTTTTTGATAACATCGGACACGGACGTAGTGGGGGAACTCGCGCGTACGTTGAAAGCTTCAAGCATTATGTTGAAGACTTTTTGAAAGCAGCAGAGTTTGTTCATAGTAAGAACTCTGATAAGACCCAGACCTTTATTTGTGCTCACTCACTGGGTGGTCTTATTACCCTCACTAGAATTCTGGATACGTCTTACGGCTATCCCTATCCTTTGAAAGGGCTGATCTTCTCAAGTCCATGCATTCGCCCTCAGGTGATGTTTGAATCCATTTCAGAACCTTTGGTCCGGAAGTTGGACAAACTTACTCCGAAACTCCATCTGCCAATGCTCTATAGCGGTTCAGACCTCACTCGGGACTCTGACCGTGCCAATGACTTCGATACTGATTCTTTGATTCCAAAATTTATTAGTGTCAGGATGGTTAAAGAGATCCTGGATGCCTGTCACCGTATCCGTGGACTTTCTTATTATTTGCGTATACCAAGTCTTTTTCTCATTGCCGGAACTGACAAGATCGTAGACCCAGAAGTTACGACTCTTTTTGCCCATGGGATTGATAAACAGCTAACCCAGATCGTACAATATCCACATCACCACCATGAATTGTGGAATGAGATAGATCGTCAAAGCATCTTTGAAACCATGAAGACATGGGTTGAAAAGCAGCTCAAGGAGACCCGATGA
- a CDS encoding GYF domain-containing protein, translating into MADNWYYVQKGNRQGPVEIEVIMSMITNQELKAEDFVWKKGFENWKKIKEVPELEVKQAPAPQLPPEVAKLPEKEIKFSTLNPDERVIFIRIGADRGGAATDYGPFNLKQIKQLFKENRINGKTLVFVTGMRDWKLLADLPEYQEVFEEVPPMIQEADRRAAIRKPFIARLFVQNNKSLFEGICRDISIGGMQVLLDNFKGNAGDKISINVHPENTDYHFVASGVVVRILEGNSGFSFRFQGLSDEAKRSIEKYVQEN; encoded by the coding sequence ATGGCGGACAATTGGTATTACGTTCAAAAAGGTAATCGTCAGGGGCCAGTAGAAATTGAAGTCATCATGTCGATGATCACTAATCAAGAACTTAAGGCCGAAGATTTTGTCTGGAAAAAAGGCTTCGAGAACTGGAAGAAAATTAAAGAAGTTCCAGAGCTAGAAGTTAAGCAAGCTCCTGCTCCTCAATTACCACCTGAAGTTGCGAAACTTCCTGAGAAAGAAATTAAATTCAGTACTTTAAATCCTGACGAAAGAGTCATCTTTATTCGCATTGGTGCGGACAGAGGAGGCGCTGCTACTGATTACGGCCCATTCAATCTGAAACAAATTAAGCAACTCTTTAAAGAGAACCGTATTAACGGTAAGACACTTGTTTTCGTAACAGGTATGAGAGATTGGAAACTTCTCGCTGATCTTCCAGAGTATCAGGAAGTATTTGAAGAAGTTCCGCCAATGATTCAAGAAGCGGATCGTAGAGCAGCGATTAGAAAACCATTCATCGCGCGTTTGTTTGTTCAGAATAATAAGAGTCTTTTCGAAGGTATTTGCCGTGATATTTCCATCGGAGGCATGCAAGTGCTTCTGGATAACTTCAAAGGCAATGCCGGAGATAAAATTTCAATTAACGTTCATCCGGAAAATACAGATTATCACTTCGTAGCGTCTGGTGTTGTTGTTCGTATCCTGGAAGGCAATTCGGGATTCTCGTTCCGTTTCCAGGGACTTTCTGACGAGGCCAAGCGTTCAATTGAAAAGTACGTTCAAGAAAATTAA